A window of the Thalassophryne amazonica chromosome 11, fThaAma1.1, whole genome shotgun sequence genome harbors these coding sequences:
- the ubxn1 gene encoding UBX domain-containing protein 1, which translates to MAELTTLESLLEMGFDKNRAEKAVSNTGNQGIEQAMDWLMEHENDPDIDEPYVPPVENVLGGSEDSQPSTEESTVRDTAEGSGQSVDNDNEENTKQPMTEEEKREQVKRLEELMRVKQAERRERERAEEVEREKQRRKQGQELQQIRQKLHEEDMKKLAEQRRREKMEDKLARQRVKEKIARDREERAQKFGGGGSACTPTQPSPSSPTSQGPPPTKKEYDESRIQVRLLDGSTITTVFKAQEPLAAVRVYVQMNGNTPEGQDFTLLSPYPRYVYTELDMEKPLKELGLVPSAVLVVAKK; encoded by the exons ATGGCAGAGCTAACAACACTGGAGAGCCTGCTGGAGATGGGCTTTGACAAAAACAGAGC GGAGAAAGCCGTGTCAAACACAGGCAACCAAGGAATAGAACAAGCCATGGACTG GCTGATGGAACATGAAAATGACCCAGACATTGATGAGCCCTATGTACCACCTGTGGAGAATGTCCTAGGAGGATCAGAAGACAGCCAGCCCAGCACAGAAGAGTCGACAGTAAGAGATACCGCTGAAG GGAGTGGACAGAGCGTCGACAATGATAATGAAGAAAATACTAAACAGCCAATGACAGAGGAGGAAAAACGGGAGCAAGTCAAAAG GCTCGAGGAGCTGATGCGAGTGAAGCAGGCAGAGAGAAGAGAGCGAGAGCGGGCAGAGGAGGTCGAGAGGGAGAAACAGAGGAGGAAGCAAGGCCAAGAACTGCAGCAGATCCGCCAGAAACTCCATGAGGAAGATATGAAAAAACTGGCTGAGCAACGCAGGAGAGAGAAAATGGAGGACAAACTGGCTCG GCAAAGGGTCAAAGAGAAGATTGCACGTGACCGAGAGGAGAGAGCACAGAAG TTTGGAGGCGGTGGATCTGCCTGCACGCCGACTCAGCCCAGCCCGTCGTCACCCACCAGTCAGGGGCCGCCGCCCACTAAAAAAGAATATGATGAATCCAGGATACAG GTACGACTTCTGGACGGCTCAACGATTACCACAGTTTTCAAAGCCCAGGAGCCGCTGGCAGCAGTACGCGTCTACGTGCAGATGAACGGAAATACGCCTGAAGGTCAGGACTTCACGCTGCTGTCACCTTACCCACGCTACGTTTACACTGAACTAGACATGGAGAAGCCCCTCAAAGAGCTTG GTTTGGTGCCTTCAGCTGTGCTGGTTGTTGCTAAAAAGTGA